One part of the Moraxella sp. FZFQ2102 genome encodes these proteins:
- the ligA gene encoding NAD-dependent DNA ligase LigA, which produces MNDLFDTISDSQNADEQAIISQMRALIALLKKHNHAYYVLDNPSISDGEYDGLRKQLIALENAHPTLVQVDSPIQTVGGEPLPFFTQVAHDVPMLSLGNVFDGDELAAFLRRASERIGSSIDEYEMELKLDGLAVSLKYEHGQFAQAVTRGDGQVGEDITHNVRTIRNLPLSLPECADIALLEVRGEVLMPKAGFAKMNRELGERGEKTFANPRNAAAGSLRQLNPAIAAARPLAFFGYSVNQGLPSAITTQSAAMTWLGKLGFETSPFAVANGFDEIQAFYQETIARRATLPFEIDGMVVKVNSLVTQERLGFLSREPRWATAYKFPAETVPTRLIDVEWQVGRTGTLTPVGKLEPVNVGGVTVSNVTLHNFGEIGRLGLMIGDMVNVHRAGDVIPKVSGNIIELRPADARSITLPSTCPVCDSPVVLPDGEALARCTGGLYCKAQQQEALIHFVARRAMDIDGLGTSWLIKFFEMGIIKTVADIYQLHTQADMLMTLEGLGEKSVTKMLTAIDASKATTLPRFIFALGIRGVGESTALSLAQEFGDLPAIIAADLEKLQSVPDIGEVTAQAIYEFFRAPHNLEVLDALLAAGIHWQVVDASDKADLPLAGETWVVTGTLGSMGRDEAKDKLVALGAKVAGSVSAKTTRLLAGEKAGSKLEKATSLGVTVVSEDEFLALLSEYGG; this is translated from the coding sequence ATGAATGATTTATTTGATACCATCTCAGACAGCCAAAACGCCGATGAACAAGCCATCATCAGCCAAATGCGCGCATTGATCGCGTTATTAAAAAAGCACAACCACGCTTATTATGTACTGGACAATCCAAGCATCAGTGATGGCGAATACGATGGTTTGCGCAAGCAGTTGATCGCTTTAGAAAATGCGCACCCTACACTTGTGCAGGTGGACAGTCCGATTCAGACTGTTGGCGGTGAGCCTTTGCCATTTTTCACACAAGTGGCGCACGATGTTCCGATGCTGTCATTGGGCAATGTCTTTGATGGTGATGAGTTGGCGGCTTTTTTGCGCCGTGCCAGTGAGCGTATCGGCAGTAGTATTGATGAATATGAAATGGAGCTAAAGCTCGATGGCTTGGCGGTATCGCTCAAATACGAACACGGACAATTTGCCCAAGCGGTGACGCGTGGCGATGGACAAGTGGGCGAAGACATCACGCACAATGTCCGCACCATTCGCAATCTGCCTTTGTCACTGCCAGAGTGCGCTGACATTGCACTATTAGAAGTGCGTGGGGAAGTCTTGATGCCAAAAGCAGGCTTTGCCAAGATGAACCGTGAACTTGGCGAGCGCGGTGAGAAGACTTTTGCCAATCCGCGTAATGCCGCGGCAGGCTCATTGCGTCAGCTTAATCCTGCCATCGCAGCTGCGCGTCCGTTGGCATTTTTTGGTTATTCGGTAAATCAAGGCTTGCCAAGTGCCATCACCACGCAGTCCGCGGCGATGACTTGGCTTGGCAAGCTTGGCTTTGAGACTTCGCCTTTTGCGGTAGCGAATGGCTTTGATGAGATTCAGGCATTTTATCAAGAGACCATCGCGCGTCGTGCTACGCTGCCGTTTGAGATCGATGGCATGGTGGTGAAGGTCAATAGCCTTGTCACACAAGAGCGACTGGGTTTTTTGAGCCGCGAACCGCGCTGGGCGACGGCGTACAAATTCCCTGCCGAGACGGTGCCGACACGCCTTATCGATGTCGAATGGCAAGTGGGGCGCACAGGGACGCTGACGCCAGTGGGCAAGCTTGAGCCTGTCAATGTCGGCGGTGTGACGGTGAGTAATGTGACGCTGCATAACTTTGGTGAAATTGGGCGATTGGGTTTGATGATTGGCGATATGGTCAATGTGCATCGCGCTGGTGATGTCATCCCGAAAGTCTCGGGCAATATCATCGAGCTGCGCCCTGCCGATGCGCGCAGCATCACTTTGCCAAGCACTTGCCCTGTGTGTGATTCGCCTGTGGTGCTGCCTGATGGCGAAGCGTTGGCGCGTTGTACCGGTGGTCTGTACTGTAAGGCGCAGCAGCAAGAAGCTTTGATTCACTTTGTCGCGCGCCGTGCGATGGATATTGATGGGCTTGGTACTTCTTGGCTGATTAAGTTTTTTGAGATGGGGATTATTAAGACCGTCGCGGACATTTATCAGCTGCACACCCAAGCGGATATGCTTATGACGCTTGAAGGACTTGGCGAAAAATCCGTCACCAAGATGCTGACCGCGATCGATGCATCTAAGGCGACGACTTTGCCGCGATTTATCTTTGCCTTAGGCATTCGTGGTGTTGGCGAGAGTACCGCGCTGTCACTTGCCCAAGAATTTGGTGATTTGCCAGCGATCATTGCTGCTGATTTGGAGAAATTACAAAGCGTGCCTGACATCGGTGAAGTGACCGCACAGGCGATTTATGAATTTTTCCGCGCGCCGCATAATTTAGAAGTGCTCGATGCGCTCTTGGCAGCAGGCATTCATTGGCAAGTGGTGGATGCGTCAGATAAGGCAGATTTGCCCTTGGCAGGCGAGACTTGGGTGGTGACAGGTACGCTTGGCAGTATGGGGCGCGATGAAGCCAAAGATAAGCTTGTGGCATTGGGCGCGAAAGTTGCTGGTAGTGTGTCTGCCAAGACCACGCGACTCTTGGCAGGTGAAAAAGCAGGCAGCAAGCTTGAGAAAGCCACGAGCCTTGGTGTGACGGTCGTGAGCGAAGATGAGTTTTTGGCACTGCTTAGCGAATACGGCGGATAA
- a CDS encoding cell division protein ZipA C-terminal FtsZ-binding domain-containing protein gives MLLTVVVMLVGLYIIVRGMRLKNDTLENGDTVHKHGLPITPRDERVFETIDVEKNAEHEQDALSNMAQVMEATPVDTLKTAAPVAEPTAQTAQTQANHDKPVQAQVAIEQVDNGFDEESAVLNQHMDEQQNFDEANNPLGECEGTVTIVITPQFGAPISGRKVLEISRNYGLRHGVMNMFHRHELEDGRGDRWFSMMAENIEGPTAFDLNTLADDHFTGLILFLVLPHKQLLRGYDSMVSTANMLARELNATLTDENRNLMDDEAFARLRGILANHQ, from the coding sequence ATGTTGCTGACCGTCGTTGTGATGTTGGTTGGATTGTACATCATCGTGCGTGGTATGCGCCTAAAAAATGACACACTAGAAAATGGTGATACCGTTCACAAGCATGGTCTGCCGATTACGCCACGCGATGAGCGCGTTTTTGAGACCATCGATGTCGAAAAAAATGCCGAGCATGAACAAGATGCCTTATCAAACATGGCGCAAGTCATGGAAGCGACGCCTGTCGATACCCTAAAAACTGCTGCACCAGTCGCTGAGCCGACTGCACAAACCGCCCAAACTCAAGCCAATCATGATAAACCTGTACAGGCGCAGGTCGCCATCGAGCAGGTGGATAATGGCTTTGATGAAGAGTCAGCCGTGCTGAATCAGCACATGGATGAGCAACAAAATTTCGATGAAGCCAATAACCCACTGGGTGAATGTGAAGGCACGGTGACGATCGTTATCACGCCGCAGTTTGGCGCGCCGATCAGTGGTCGCAAGGTGCTTGAGATCAGCCGTAACTATGGCTTGCGTCATGGGGTGATGAATATGTTCCACCGTCATGAACTGGAAGATGGTCGCGGCGATCGTTGGTTCAGCATGATGGCAGAAAACATCGAAGGCCCGACTGCATTTGACCTAAATACTTTAGCGGATGATCATTTCACAGGCTTAATCCTATTTTTGGTACTGCCGCACAAGCAACTATTACGCGGCTATGACAGCATGGTATCGACCGCCAATATGTTGGCGCGCGAACTGAACGCAACTTTGACCGATGAAAATCGCAACTTGATGGATGATGAAGCTTTTGCGCGTTTGCGTGGTATTTTGGCAAACCATCAATAA
- a CDS encoding type B 50S ribosomal protein L31, whose protein sequence is MRKDIHPEYREVLFHDTNADVYFLTRSTVATKTTREYEGQEYPYFPLDISSASHPFYTGEQRKTANEGRVASFNKRFGAFANRGKK, encoded by the coding sequence ATGCGTAAAGACATTCACCCAGAATATCGCGAAGTATTGTTCCACGATACCAATGCTGATGTGTACTTCCTAACTCGTTCAACTGTTGCTACCAAGACAACTCGTGAATACGAAGGTCAAGAGTACCCATACTTCCCATTGGATATCTCAAGTGCATCGCACCCATTCTACACTGGCGAACAACGCAAAACTGCAAACGAAGGTCGTGTTGCAAGCTTCAACAAGCGTTTTGGTGCTTTTGCAAACCGTGGCAAAAAATAA
- a CDS encoding integration host factor subunit alpha produces the protein MSALTKADMVDQLTIRLRLTRQQARKLVDGFFEEISQSLADGKEVKLSGFGNFELKDKKSRPGRNPKTGESIPVEARRVVTFKAGQKLRGWVDSQNNQNAKK, from the coding sequence ATGAGTGCACTGACCAAGGCGGATATGGTAGATCAGCTGACCATTCGCCTACGATTGACCCGTCAGCAGGCGCGCAAGCTGGTGGATGGGTTTTTTGAAGAGATTAGCCAAAGCCTTGCTGATGGCAAAGAAGTCAAGCTGTCAGGATTTGGTAATTTTGAGCTCAAGGACAAAAAATCACGCCCAGGACGCAATCCAAAAACTGGCGAGAGCATCCCTGTCGAAGCACGCCGTGTGGTGACTTTTAAAGCAGGTCAAAAACTGCGTGGCTGGGTCGATAGCCAAAATAATCAAAACGCCAAAAAGTAA
- the pheT gene encoding phenylalanine--tRNA ligase subunit beta, which translates to MKISEQWLRQWANPSVDSETLGEQLTMAGLELDGMEMIAPPFSGVVVGEVIECAQHPDADRLRVTRVNIGTGELLQIVCGAPNVRVGLKVAVATVGAVLPSDDDKGFKIKKGKLRGVESHGMLCGASELGLEDKIDGLLELADDAPIGVDVRSYLNLDAKIFEIAITPNRGDCLSVLGLAREIAVINRLPLNRVSFDVINPSTTASVGVQVANTTACPRYLAQRIDGIDRSVATPEWMESALVASGVRTHNFLVDVTNFVLLELGQPLHAFDADKIVGDIVVRDSVAGETVELLNEQTITLTGDELVIADDVGVLALAGIMGGARSAVSDETTSIVLESAHFDQLAIAGRARRFGLHTDASQRFERGVDFELPRTALDRATSLIISVAGGAAGQITTAETLDKLPARHSIRVPVAKVEQLLGVTISSDEIVDILNRLEIATSLEGDTLICQAPSHRFDMNIAEDVVEEVARIYGYDHIDVRLPSFAVDMRYDDTADLIHVAKLTLADAGYHEAVSFSFSDAKIESLFDDKSLGAVLPLANPISSDLAVMRRTLLSSLLPVVSYNLNRQQARVRLFETGLSFVGADVASLVQTPSLAIVATGTVYPEQHHANRAMDFFDLKRDVESLLPATLNKAHISYERADLDFLHPGQSAYLSVNGERLGWFGQLHPSIAKAMDLPSVWVAELNLDKLIALNHTQSAIKAPSKFPSVRRDLAVLVDTDIAWQSLEADIRATAGVHLQDVWLFDVYTGERLPTGTRSLAFAMVFQNHDATLEDEQIKKAVDKVVAVLDDKHGAKLRD; encoded by the coding sequence ATGAAAATCAGTGAACAATGGCTAAGACAATGGGCAAATCCAAGCGTCGATAGTGAAACTTTGGGCGAACAGCTGACCATGGCGGGGCTTGAGCTGGATGGCATGGAAATGATTGCGCCACCATTTAGCGGTGTCGTGGTCGGTGAAGTTATCGAGTGTGCTCAGCATCCTGATGCTGACCGCCTGCGTGTGACTCGTGTCAATATCGGTACAGGTGAGCTATTACAAATCGTCTGTGGTGCGCCAAATGTGCGTGTCGGGCTAAAAGTGGCGGTGGCGACCGTTGGTGCTGTCTTGCCAAGCGATGATGACAAGGGCTTTAAAATCAAAAAAGGCAAACTGCGTGGCGTAGAGTCGCATGGAATGCTGTGTGGTGCGTCAGAGCTTGGACTTGAAGATAAAATTGATGGCCTGCTTGAGCTGGCTGATGATGCGCCGATTGGTGTCGATGTCCGCAGTTATCTAAACCTAGATGCCAAGATTTTTGAGATTGCCATCACGCCAAACCGTGGCGACTGCCTAAGCGTACTGGGGCTCGCTCGTGAGATTGCGGTGATTAATCGTCTACCGCTAAACCGTGTGTCATTTGATGTCATCAATCCAAGCACGACAGCGAGTGTCGGCGTACAAGTGGCGAATACCACCGCTTGCCCACGCTATCTGGCACAGCGTATCGATGGCATTGATCGCTCTGTGGCGACGCCTGAATGGATGGAGTCGGCGCTTGTGGCATCAGGCGTGCGTACGCATAATTTCTTGGTGGATGTGACAAACTTTGTGCTCCTTGAGCTGGGTCAGCCGCTACACGCCTTTGATGCTGATAAGATTGTCGGCGATATTGTGGTGCGTGATTCTGTCGCAGGCGAGACGGTTGAGCTATTGAACGAGCAGACGATCACCTTGACTGGTGATGAGCTTGTGATCGCTGATGATGTTGGCGTGCTTGCTTTGGCAGGTATCATGGGTGGTGCTCGCTCAGCGGTGAGTGATGAGACGACAAGCATCGTGCTAGAAAGTGCGCACTTTGATCAGCTTGCCATCGCAGGGCGTGCCCGTCGTTTTGGTTTGCATACTGATGCGTCACAGCGTTTTGAGCGTGGGGTAGATTTTGAGCTACCACGCACAGCGCTGGATCGTGCGACTAGCCTGATTATCAGTGTGGCAGGCGGTGCAGCAGGGCAAATCACCACAGCCGAAACGCTTGACAAGCTACCTGCCCGCCACAGCATCCGTGTACCTGTGGCAAAAGTTGAGCAGCTACTGGGTGTGACTATCTCAAGCGATGAGATTGTCGATATTCTAAACCGCTTAGAAATCGCCACTAGCCTAGAGGGTGACACACTCATCTGCCAAGCACCAAGCCATCGCTTTGATATGAATATCGCCGAAGATGTGGTCGAAGAAGTCGCTCGCATCTATGGTTATGATCATATTGATGTACGCCTGCCAAGCTTTGCTGTGGATATGCGTTATGATGATACAGCGGATTTGATTCATGTTGCCAAGCTTACCCTAGCTGATGCTGGCTACCATGAAGCGGTGAGCTTTAGCTTTAGCGATGCTAAGATCGAATCGCTATTTGATGATAAAAGTCTGGGTGCGGTATTACCGCTTGCCAATCCGATTTCAAGTGATTTGGCGGTGATGCGTCGCACACTACTATCAAGCCTATTACCTGTGGTCAGCTACAACCTAAACCGTCAGCAGGCGCGCGTGCGTCTGTTTGAGACAGGTCTGAGCTTTGTTGGGGCGGATGTGGCAAGTCTTGTGCAGACACCAAGCCTTGCCATCGTGGCGACAGGCACGGTATATCCTGAGCAGCACCATGCCAACCGTGCGATGGACTTTTTTGATCTAAAGCGTGATGTCGAAAGTCTGTTGCCTGCGACCTTAAATAAAGCACACATCAGCTATGAGCGTGCCGATTTGGACTTCTTGCACCCAGGTCAAAGTGCTTATCTGTCAGTGAATGGTGAGCGTCTGGGCTGGTTTGGCCAGCTACATCCAAGCATTGCCAAAGCGATGGATCTGCCGAGCGTTTGGGTCGCTGAGCTGAACCTAGATAAGCTGATTGCACTCAATCACACGCAGTCTGCTATCAAAGCGCCAAGCAAATTCCCAAGCGTACGCCGTGATTTGGCGGTGCTTGTGGATACTGATATTGCTTGGCAGTCGCTTGAAGCGGACATCCGTGCGACAGCAGGCGTGCATCTACAAGATGTGTGGCTATTTGATGTCTATACTGGCGAGCGACTGCCGACAGGTACGCGTTCATTAGCGTTTGCGATGGTGTTCCAAAACCATGATGCGACGCTTGAAGATGAACAAATCAAAAAAGCAGTAGATAAAGTTGTCGCTGTACTTGATGACAAGCACGGTGCCAAACTGCGTGATTGA
- the pheS gene encoding phenylalanine--tRNA ligase subunit alpha has product MTQETTFDLPALDAPLASISPDALTAFGDQAVALIDTASDEKTLQELRVNLTGKKATLTALSKQMGSLDADAKKQYGAYLHELRTRISTALDTKAQSLAAAALNAKLASEQVDITMPARGITKGTLHPITQTTERMKQFFVQAGFSVATGPEVESDYYNFEALNIPSHHPARAMHDTFYFDAHYLLRTHTSSVQIRTMEKSEPPIRIICPGRVYRCDSDQTHSPMFHQMEGLMISKSSNFAELKGLIHEFLDAFFGKKMTVRFRPSFFPFTEPSAEVDILSDSGKWLEVLGCGMVHPQVLKNCGIDPNEYTGFAFGLGIERFAMLYYGIDDLRLFFQNDLRFLKQFG; this is encoded by the coding sequence ATGACACAAGAGACTACTTTTGATTTACCTGCGCTAGACGCACCACTTGCCAGTATCAGCCCAGATGCGCTGACGGCGTTTGGTGATCAGGCGGTGGCGCTGATTGATACAGCAAGCGACGAAAAAACCTTGCAAGAACTTCGTGTCAATTTGACAGGCAAAAAAGCCACTTTGACCGCATTATCCAAGCAAATGGGCAGTCTAGATGCCGATGCCAAAAAACAATACGGTGCTTATCTGCATGAGCTACGCACTCGTATCAGTACGGCGCTTGACACCAAAGCCCAAAGCCTTGCGGCAGCTGCACTCAATGCCAAGCTTGCCAGTGAGCAGGTGGACATCACTATGCCTGCGCGTGGCATCACCAAAGGCACTTTGCACCCGATTACGCAGACGACCGAGCGTATGAAGCAGTTTTTTGTGCAAGCAGGATTTAGCGTGGCGACAGGCCCTGAAGTTGAAAGCGATTATTATAACTTTGAAGCCTTGAACATCCCAAGCCATCACCCAGCCCGTGCGATGCATGATACCTTTTATTTTGATGCGCATTATCTACTTCGCACGCACACCAGTAGCGTGCAGATTCGCACGATGGAAAAGAGCGAGCCGCCGATTCGTATCATCTGCCCGGGCCGTGTGTATCGCTGTGACTCAGACCAGACACACTCGCCGATGTTCCATCAGATGGAAGGCTTGATGATTTCAAAATCAAGCAACTTTGCCGAGCTCAAAGGCTTGATTCATGAGTTTTTGGATGCGTTTTTTGGCAAAAAAATGACCGTGCGTTTTCGCCCATCGTTTTTCCCATTCACCGAGCCATCCGCCGAAGTGGATATCCTATCTGACAGTGGCAAATGGCTAGAAGTGCTGGGCTGTGGCATGGTGCATCCGCAAGTGCTCAAAAACTGTGGCATCGACCCAAATGAATACACAGGCTTTGCCTTTGGTCTTGGCATTGAACGCTTTGCAATGCTGTATTATGGCATTGATGATTTGCGTTTATTTTTCCAAAATGATTTGCGCTTTTTGAAGCAATTTGGCTAA
- the rplT gene encoding 50S ribosomal protein L20, translating into MARVKRGVQANRRHKKVLARAKGYYGARSRVYRVAVQAVMKAGQYAYRDRRNKKRSFRRLWIARINAGARLNGLSYSRLINGLKKANVEIDRRILADIAMHDAAAFTAIAEKAKAALA; encoded by the coding sequence ATGGCTCGTGTAAAACGTGGTGTACAAGCAAACCGCCGTCACAAAAAAGTTCTAGCTCGTGCAAAAGGCTACTATGGCGCACGCTCTCGTGTGTATCGTGTAGCAGTACAAGCTGTTATGAAAGCTGGTCAATACGCTTATCGTGACCGCCGTAACAAAAAACGCTCTTTCCGCCGTCTGTGGATTGCTCGTATCAACGCTGGTGCTCGCCTAAACGGTTTGTCATACAGCCGTCTAATCAACGGCCTTAAAAAGGCAAATGTTGAGATTGACCGCCGTATCCTAGCTGACATCGCTATGCATGACGCTGCCGCTTTCACTGCAATCGCAGAAAAAGCAAAAGCTGCTCTAGCATAA
- the rpmI gene encoding 50S ribosomal protein L35 — protein sequence MMKLKTKRGAAKRFKKTANGFKRKQAFKRHILTKKSPKRIRQLRGCTMVHASDVASIRRMCPYI from the coding sequence ATTATGAAACTTAAGACCAAACGTGGTGCCGCTAAGCGTTTCAAGAAAACTGCAAACGGCTTCAAGCGTAAGCAAGCATTCAAGCGTCACATCTTGACCAAAAAATCTCCAAAGCGTATCCGTCAATTGCGTGGTTGCACTATGGTGCACGCATCAGACGTGGCTTCAATCCGTCGTATGTGCCCATACATCTAA
- a CDS encoding UTRA domain-containing protein — protein sequence MTTKTPAYLRIKQAIIANIQSGDWAAGTAIPAEITLAEQFGVSRMTVNRALKELESERMLERRQGSGTFVAQQKYNHAQIEVRNIAKDISDQYQNYRISVLNSDTIDAATMRNPEHQWLADVFFDGAPSDQDKLYQVNIVHYGDDLPIQYEERWVNAQIVPDFITQDFTKINTSDYLIDHVPLESGNYQIQAKQPSDAIRDILQMKVHEPALLHTRHTKSQGQSVTYVNMWHAGDRFQFASQI from the coding sequence ATGACCACAAAAACCCCTGCATATCTGCGTATCAAACAAGCCATCATCGCCAATATCCAATCAGGCGACTGGGCGGCAGGTACCGCCATCCCTGCCGAGATTACATTGGCAGAACAATTCGGCGTCTCTCGCATGACGGTTAATCGCGCCTTAAAAGAGCTTGAATCAGAAAGAATGCTTGAGCGTCGTCAAGGCTCTGGCACTTTTGTTGCCCAACAAAAATACAATCACGCACAAATCGAAGTGCGCAATATCGCCAAAGACATCAGCGATCAGTACCAAAATTATCGCATCAGCGTGCTTAATAGCGACACCATCGATGCCGCCACCATGCGCAATCCTGAGCATCAATGGCTTGCCGATGTGTTCTTCGATGGTGCACCAAGCGATCAAGACAAACTGTATCAGGTCAATATCGTGCACTATGGCGACGATTTGCCGATCCAATACGAAGAACGCTGGGTCAATGCACAAATCGTGCCTGATTTTATCACGCAAGATTTTACCAAAATCAACACCAGCGATTATCTGATCGATCATGTGCCACTAGAATCTGGCAATTATCAAATCCAAGCCAAACAACCAAGCGATGCCATTCGCGACATTCTACAGATGAAAGTCCATGAGCCTGCACTTTTGCACACACGCCACACCAAATCTCAAGGACAATCAGTCACTTATGTCAATATGTGGCACGCAGGCGATCGCTTCCAATTCGCAAGCCAAATTTAA
- a CDS encoding DUF1289 domain-containing protein produces MSQTELFDIDSPCIGICTMNKKGYCIGCLRNRQERQQWHGLSDDDKHKVLMLIARRKRRIGEHREKSRSTHAAQEQLGLFVDELDE; encoded by the coding sequence ATGTCACAGACGGAACTTTTTGATATTGACAGCCCTTGCATCGGTATCTGCACGATGAATAAAAAGGGCTACTGCATCGGCTGCTTGCGCAATCGCCAAGAACGCCAGCAGTGGCACGGCTTATCCGATGATGATAAGCACAAAGTCCTAATGCTGATCGCTCGGCGCAAACGGCGTATCGGCGAGCACCGCGAAAAATCTCGCAGCACTCACGCAGCGCAAGAGCAATTGGGCTTATTCGTCGATGAATTGGATGAATAA
- the trpB gene encoding tryptophan synthase subunit beta, giving the protein MTKLYGLNEAVVPNQEGLFGEFGGKIGHPALSAAMQEIEDGFRAMIADDGFLKEIEALQLHYVGRPSPIYHARRLSEHLGGAQIYLKREDLNHTGSHKINHCLGEVLLAKRLGKKKVIAETGAGQHGVALATAAALLGLECEIHMGVVDIAKEHPNVSRMKILGATLVPVSRGAGTLKEAVDSAFESYLNQLDDSMFAIGSVVGPAPYPEMVGYFQSIVGHEARRQFGELTGGLPDVVTACVGGGSNALGLFNAFLDDESVRKVGVEPAGEGLDSHHRHAATLTLGVKGEIQGFKCYVLLDENGEPAPVHSIASGLDYPGVGPQHSYLKDSGQVEYQSATDQECLDAFMLLSRMEGIIPALESSHAVAFAIREAKKLGKDQKILVNLSGRGDKDLDFVLSQIEV; this is encoded by the coding sequence ATGACCAAACTGTATGGACTAAATGAGGCTGTCGTGCCAAACCAAGAGGGCTTATTTGGTGAATTTGGCGGTAAAATCGGCCATCCTGCACTCTCGGCAGCGATGCAAGAGATCGAAGATGGCTTTCGTGCGATGATTGCTGATGATGGATTTTTGAAAGAAATCGAAGCGCTACAGCTACACTATGTCGGCCGTCCAAGTCCGATTTATCATGCACGCCGACTGTCTGAGCACCTGGGCGGTGCACAGATTTATCTTAAGCGTGAAGATCTGAACCACACAGGCTCGCACAAGATTAATCACTGCCTGGGCGAAGTGCTACTTGCCAAACGACTTGGCAAGAAAAAAGTCATCGCTGAGACAGGTGCAGGTCAGCATGGTGTGGCACTGGCGACGGCAGCGGCACTGCTTGGGCTTGAGTGCGAAATCCACATGGGTGTCGTGGATATCGCCAAAGAACATCCGAATGTCTCTCGCATGAAGATTCTGGGTGCAACACTGGTGCCTGTCTCTCGTGGCGCTGGTACGCTCAAAGAAGCGGTGGATAGTGCGTTTGAAAGCTATCTGAACCAGCTAGATGACAGTATGTTTGCCATCGGTTCGGTGGTGGGGCCTGCCCCTTATCCTGAGATGGTGGGGTATTTTCAGTCGATCGTCGGACATGAGGCGCGCCGTCAGTTTGGCGAATTGACAGGCGGACTGCCTGATGTGGTGACGGCGTGTGTGGGCGGTGGCTCGAATGCTTTGGGGCTGTTTAATGCGTTCTTGGATGATGAGTCAGTGCGTAAAGTCGGTGTTGAGCCAGCAGGCGAGGGGCTTGACAGTCATCATCGTCATGCAGCGACCTTGACTTTGGGCGTCAAAGGCGAAATCCAAGGGTTTAAATGCTATGTGCTGCTTGATGAGAATGGCGAGCCTGCACCAGTGCATTCGATTGCGTCAGGTCTGGATTATCCAGGTGTCGGGCCGCAGCACAGCTATCTTAAGGACAGCGGTCAAGTGGAATATCAATCAGCCACCGACCAAGAGTGTCTAGATGCCTTTATGCTGCTATCACGCATGGAAGGCATCATCCCTGCGCTAGAGAGCTCGCACGCGGTGGCGTTCGCCATCCGTGAAGCCAAAAAGCTTGGCAAAGACCAAAAAATCTTGGTCAATCTATCAGGCCGTGGCGATAAGGATTTGGATTTTGTATTAAGTCAGATTGAGGTGTGA
- a CDS encoding alpha/beta fold hydrolase, with product MQMAFDAADGYGLVGRFYEHQGDAKPYPVLIAPATGITQGFYKKFIEYLTAQGYDVMSFDFRGIGASLHGRLKDSTASISDWGVYDLPAAIDALLAKTGAKRLILIGHSAGAQLLGVAHNHHRVAKLISIAGSTGHVPQLSGRTRLLAPVMFDVIFRISSLTLGYGATKFIGMGENLPKQVARQWREFCQSGQYIKSAIGKSIRDDYHDQVSCAMAAFYASDDEIATEVNVRDLFALYPQATISYHRLEPTAFGLSDIGHMKLFRPSHRVLWDLVLDAMNDVQ from the coding sequence ATGCAGATGGCATTTGATGCAGCAGATGGCTATGGTTTGGTAGGGCGGTTTTATGAGCATCAAGGTGATGCTAAGCCTTATCCTGTGCTGATTGCACCAGCGACCGGGATTACCCAAGGGTTTTATAAAAAATTCATCGAATATCTCACCGCACAAGGCTATGATGTGATGAGCTTTGATTTTCGGGGAATTGGTGCGTCGTTACACGGCAGGCTCAAAGACAGCACCGCCAGCATCTCTGATTGGGGTGTGTATGATTTGCCAGCGGCGATCGATGCGCTGCTTGCCAAGACAGGTGCCAAGCGGCTGATATTGATTGGACATAGTGCAGGCGCACAGCTGCTTGGTGTGGCACATAATCATCATCGTGTGGCCAAGCTCATCAGCATCGCAGGCTCGACAGGCCATGTGCCGCAGCTTAGCGGTCGTACTCGGCTATTGGCGCCGGTGATGTTCGATGTGATCTTTCGCATATCATCGCTGACGCTCGGCTATGGTGCGACCAAGTTCATCGGCATGGGGGAGAATCTGCCCAAGCAAGTCGCTCGGCAGTGGCGTGAATTTTGTCAATCCGGTCAATACATCAAATCCGCTATCGGCAAAAGCATCCGTGATGATTATCACGATCAGGTCAGCTGTGCGATGGCGGCGTTTTATGCCAGTGATGATGAGATCGCCACTGAGGTCAATGTCCGTGATTTATTTGCCTTGTACCCGCAGGCGACGATCAGCTATCATCGGCTAGAGCCTACCGCATTTGGCCTGAGCGACATCGGACACATGAAGCTGTTTCGACCCTCGCATCGGGTGCTGTGGGACTTGGTGCTTGATGCGATGAATGATGTGCAGTAA